A section of the Falco biarmicus isolate bFalBia1 chromosome 3, bFalBia1.pri, whole genome shotgun sequence genome encodes:
- the VXN gene encoding vexin isoform X1, translating to MHQIYSCSDENLEVFTTVISSKWPLCNLTGILEAYVTSSCPSPLHADRVPVLLFTACSPARRRAKNTQHILTKSVVAVADHRPHRTEKLQPHQDDLLQVLYREDEVQGLGCLQSQQRGPCPAKGAAQHVGITEQESSKSCNHLLDGKSLVPPSPVAHITVKAVTVTDSLTSDSTSTENHRQHWRKTAEYDLNLPLGAEASLPLTGGNLCGTPSLLRKMWMKHKKKSEYLGATNSAFEAD from the exons ATGCACCAGATTTACAGCTGCAGCGACGAAAATTTAGAAGTTTTCACCACTGTGATTTCATCCAAAT GGCCCCTATGCAATCTCACAGGAATTTTAGAAGCATATGTAACCTCATCTTGTCCATCTCCACTGCACGCTGACCGTGTTCCTGTCCTTCTTTTCACAGCATGTAGTCCAGCCCGAAGACGAGCCAAAAATACGCAGCACATCCTGACAAAGAGT GTGGTAGCCGTAGCTGATCATCGGCCCCACCGGACAGAGAAGCTGCAGCCCCACCAGGATGACCTACTCCAGGTGCTGTACAGGGAAGACGAGGTGCAGGGCTtgggctgcctgcagagccagcagcgGGGACCCTGCCCTGCCAAGGGTGCTGCCCAGCACG TGGGAATTACTGAACAAGAGTCATCCAAGTCCTGTAATCACCTGTTGGATGGAAAATCTTTG GTTCCACCATCACCAGTTGCCCATATCACGGTGAAAGCGGTGACTGTCACAGACTCGCTGACAAGTGACAGCACTTCTACGGAAAA CCACAGGCAGCACTGGAGAAAGACAGCAGAGTATGACCTGAACCTGCCACTGGGAGCAGAAGCTTCCCTACCGCTGACAGGAGGCAACCTGTGTGGGACGCCCAGCCTCCTGAGGAAGATGTGGATGAAGCACAAGAAGAAGTCAGAGTACCTGGGGGCGACAAACAGTGCCTTTGAAGCAGACTGA
- the VXN gene encoding vexin isoform X2, with product MHQIYSCSDENLEVFTTVISSKSCSPARRRAKNTQHILTKSVVAVADHRPHRTEKLQPHQDDLLQVLYREDEVQGLGCLQSQQRGPCPAKGAAQHVGITEQESSKSCNHLLDGKSLVPPSPVAHITVKAVTVTDSLTSDSTSTENHRQHWRKTAEYDLNLPLGAEASLPLTGGNLCGTPSLLRKMWMKHKKKSEYLGATNSAFEAD from the exons ATGCACCAGATTTACAGCTGCAGCGACGAAAATTTAGAAGTTTTCACCACTGTGATTTCATCCAAAT CATGTAGTCCAGCCCGAAGACGAGCCAAAAATACGCAGCACATCCTGACAAAGAGT GTGGTAGCCGTAGCTGATCATCGGCCCCACCGGACAGAGAAGCTGCAGCCCCACCAGGATGACCTACTCCAGGTGCTGTACAGGGAAGACGAGGTGCAGGGCTtgggctgcctgcagagccagcagcgGGGACCCTGCCCTGCCAAGGGTGCTGCCCAGCACG TGGGAATTACTGAACAAGAGTCATCCAAGTCCTGTAATCACCTGTTGGATGGAAAATCTTTG GTTCCACCATCACCAGTTGCCCATATCACGGTGAAAGCGGTGACTGTCACAGACTCGCTGACAAGTGACAGCACTTCTACGGAAAA CCACAGGCAGCACTGGAGAAAGACAGCAGAGTATGACCTGAACCTGCCACTGGGAGCAGAAGCTTCCCTACCGCTGACAGGAGGCAACCTGTGTGGGACGCCCAGCCTCCTGAGGAAGATGTGGATGAAGCACAAGAAGAAGTCAGAGTACCTGGGGGCGACAAACAGTGCCTTTGAAGCAGACTGA